A genomic segment from uncultured Marinifilum sp. encodes:
- a CDS encoding TonB-dependent receptor plug domain-containing protein produces the protein MKQFIALIFFFYGLQITNAQKITLNTEEKSLSKILIELRDKYDYQFSYNNDLISSYTLSVNKSFSSKEKAIAYLLKQFPLNYELSGDVFLIYPEKKIKQYRIFGQFLDKESLEPLPFSHLSVNGQQMATDEMGNFSFTSQTDSIYRVLASHLGYFIHDTIVRYGDNQKFYLTAATTDLDEVIVSDKIVQTFIKENNQAGNLKLNHKIAGFLPTNNDNSVFELLRLQPGILAAGEQKNDISIWGSYEGESQVLFDDITLWGLKNFYEDIGPVNPLVVKNIEVLKGGYDARYGDRIGGIVHITGKNGSKIKPTLNLTLNNITASGSYEQPIGKKSSLLLAFRHTYYNLFKNEQIKFASSNSNSDQLNNQAFSAFNLDVAPKYKFRDANVKFSSNWQNGDQLSISLLGGEDRYSYDITNKNFTNAKKHRFEGSYQYGGSVKYNKVWNNGNSTAISVSRSELDKETTDQTIIENDRFNYLRIRKDDRSYNKIEEYRAKLMNRFILSENLTIETGINYTQNNVDLKEDSLGINILHINSKIDKFGVYFQNIFNINKSIALKTGFQANYPLSLKKLYWEPRASLSIKANDELSFNGAFGLYKQFISKSSVLSNNGSYRYIWVGSDENIPVVKAEHYVLGGSFHRNNFTFSLEGYYKKTNGHTRYYKYRTLENISLGKSKSYGIDLFAKKDFGEHTFWISYSLSKTKENFDYFREEGEYVRALHDQTHEIKTAGLLSLKPFYLSANYIYGSGFPIFSAYNTIISEPNYQRLDAAIIYKFKVKKLKSEVGILFHNILDKKNITTESFEKVPLNQINSINVYTETVPSSIRLYFKISI, from the coding sequence GTGAAACAGTTTATAGCCCTTATATTCTTTTTTTATGGATTACAAATTACTAATGCTCAGAAAATTACATTAAATACAGAAGAAAAATCTTTAAGTAAAATTCTTATTGAACTTAGAGATAAGTACGATTACCAATTTTCATACAATAACGATTTAATATCCTCTTATACTCTTAGTGTAAACAAATCGTTCTCTTCAAAAGAGAAAGCAATTGCTTACCTTTTAAAACAATTCCCCCTTAATTATGAACTTTCGGGCGATGTTTTTCTAATCTATCCCGAAAAAAAAATTAAACAGTATCGCATTTTTGGTCAGTTTCTCGACAAAGAAAGTCTAGAGCCTCTTCCTTTTTCACATTTATCGGTTAACGGACAACAAATGGCTACCGACGAAATGGGTAACTTTTCTTTCACCTCGCAAACCGATAGTATTTATCGTGTTCTTGCCTCTCATTTAGGTTATTTTATACACGATACTATTGTTAGATATGGCGATAATCAGAAATTTTATCTTACAGCAGCAACTACCGATTTAGACGAAGTAATTGTAAGCGATAAAATTGTTCAAACCTTTATTAAAGAAAATAATCAGGCCGGAAACTTAAAATTAAACCATAAAATTGCAGGTTTTTTACCTACAAACAACGATAATTCTGTTTTTGAATTATTACGCTTACAACCAGGAATTTTGGCAGCAGGAGAACAAAAAAACGATATCAGTATTTGGGGATCTTACGAAGGTGAAAGTCAGGTTTTATTCGATGATATTACCCTATGGGGACTAAAAAACTTTTATGAAGATATTGGTCCTGTAAACCCTTTGGTTGTTAAAAATATTGAAGTTCTTAAAGGTGGATACGATGCCCGATATGGCGACAGAATTGGCGGAATTGTTCATATTACTGGCAAAAATGGTAGCAAAATAAAACCTACTCTTAATTTAACTTTAAATAATATTACTGCCAGTGGATCTTACGAACAACCTATCGGAAAAAAATCTTCGCTTCTATTAGCATTTCGACATACTTATTACAATTTATTTAAAAACGAGCAAATTAAATTTGCTTCATCAAATTCAAATTCCGATCAGCTAAATAATCAAGCCTTTTCGGCTTTTAATTTAGATGTAGCTCCTAAATATAAATTTCGCGATGCAAACGTAAAATTTTCAAGCAACTGGCAAAATGGAGATCAATTAAGCATTAGCCTTTTGGGTGGTGAAGATCGTTACTCATACGATATTACCAATAAAAATTTTACAAATGCAAAAAAACACAGATTCGAAGGAAGTTATCAATACGGAGGATCGGTAAAATATAATAAAGTTTGGAACAATGGTAACTCCACAGCTATTTCCGTTTCAAGATCCGAACTCGATAAAGAAACTACCGACCAAACTATTATTGAAAATGATCGATTTAATTACCTGAGAATACGAAAAGATGACCGATCGTATAATAAGATTGAAGAATACAGAGCAAAATTAATGAACCGATTTATTCTATCGGAAAATCTGACAATAGAAACCGGTATTAATTACACGCAAAATAATGTAGACTTAAAAGAAGATTCTCTTGGCATAAACATTCTCCATATCAACTCTAAGATTGACAAATTTGGGGTATATTTTCAGAATATTTTTAATATCAATAAAAGTATTGCACTTAAAACAGGTTTTCAGGCAAATTATCCGCTAAGCTTAAAAAAACTTTATTGGGAACCACGAGCTTCGCTTAGCATAAAAGCCAACGACGAACTTTCATTTAACGGAGCTTTTGGCTTGTACAAACAATTTATTTCTAAAAGTTCGGTTCTTAGTAATAATGGTAGTTACCGATACATTTGGGTAGGCTCAGATGAAAATATTCCTGTTGTTAAAGCAGAACATTATGTTTTAGGAGGTTCCTTCCACCGAAACAACTTTACATTTAGTCTTGAAGGATATTATAAAAAAACCAATGGACATACTCGGTACTATAAGTATAGAACACTAGAAAATATTTCGCTAGGTAAAAGCAAAAGCTATGGTATCGATTTGTTTGCTAAAAAAGATTTTGGAGAACATACTTTCTGGATTTCGTACTCCTTGAGTAAAACCAAAGAAAATTTTGATTATTTCCGGGAAGAAGGCGAATATGTAAGAGCATTACACGATCAAACACACGAAATTAAAACTGCTGGTTTACTGTCCTTAAAACCATTTTATTTATCGGCAAATTATATTTATGGGTCGGGTTTTCCTATATTCTCTGCTTATAATACAATTATATCAGAACCTAATTACCAAAGATTAGATGCAGCGATAATCTATAAATTTAAAGTTAAAAAGCTAAAATCGGAAGTTGGTATTCTATTTCATAATATTCTAGATAAGAAGAATATTACCACAGAATCGTTCGAAAAGGTTCCCTTAAACCAAATTAATAGCATTAATGTATATACCGAAACTGTTCCTAGTTCAATTCGTCTTTATTTTAAAATTTCGATTTAA